In Candidatus Reconcilbacillus cellulovorans, the following proteins share a genomic window:
- a CDS encoding IclR family transcriptional regulator: MARSKGMAATVRAVDRALDVLLCFAETPQLTLSEIAARTGLHKSTAHRLLASLEAKGFVARETGGDKYRLGYRIWELSANFSREDDPGVRLLPEMEKLRDLVGETVSLYVRDGLERVRIQAVQSLQAVRRVAPVGARLPLNVGASSKVLIAFEEPDVRANILDSLDWRHVDRGHFERQLEDIRRQGYATSMEEREPGAAAVAAPIFNRDRKLVAALSVSGPVSRFTPDAVREHARHVMEAARRMGMMLG, encoded by the coding sequence ATGGCCCGTTCGAAAGGCATGGCCGCGACCGTGCGCGCCGTCGATCGGGCGCTCGACGTGCTGCTCTGTTTCGCCGAGACGCCGCAGCTGACGCTGTCGGAGATCGCCGCGCGGACGGGGCTGCACAAAAGCACGGCGCACCGTCTGCTCGCTTCTCTGGAAGCCAAAGGATTCGTCGCGCGCGAAACCGGCGGCGACAAATATCGGCTTGGGTATCGCATCTGGGAGTTGTCTGCGAATTTTTCCAGAGAGGACGATCCGGGCGTTCGCCTGCTTCCTGAGATGGAAAAACTGCGCGATCTTGTCGGCGAAACGGTCAGCCTGTACGTCCGCGACGGGCTGGAACGCGTGCGCATCCAGGCGGTGCAAAGCTTGCAGGCGGTACGACGCGTCGCGCCGGTCGGCGCGCGGTTGCCGCTCAACGTCGGGGCGTCGAGCAAGGTGTTGATCGCGTTCGAGGAACCGGACGTTCGCGCGAACATTTTGGACTCGTTGGACTGGCGTCACGTCGACCGAGGGCATTTCGAGCGGCAGCTCGAAGACATACGCCGGCAAGGGTATGCGACGAGCATGGAGGAGCGCGAGCCGGGGGCGGCCGCCGTCGCCGCACCGATTTTCAACCGTGACCGGAAGCTCGTCGCCGCACTGTCGGTGTCCGGGCCGGTCAGCCGGTTCACGCCCGACGCGGTGCGGGAACACGCCCGGCACGTCATGGAGGCGGCGAGGCGGATGGGGATGATGCTGGGGTGA